The following are from one region of the Paenibacillus sabinae T27 genome:
- a CDS encoding ABC transporter permease produces MNTMMENQAGYDTPSPRRLLQRRLARHWKEQWGIIRTAADWTVFLYLIIPGALLGGRYYYGFWNEPLPKWTMLLPYALLPALLALLMQGGILLLLHEGDLLFLRQRKEWLRTVIRGGIEYSLAVTALKITAGFLILLPFLVRAYGLSGADTGALLALSLCCGTCVKLLAHMVRVQKQGWRRWLWMLLASWLPCGLFIRAAAAWSVHPALLLLAAAGYAVVAAAALRARLRLHGTFLGDVREDFKQRMKIAGLLLRGVIDKPRPTRHKPWIFRKSRPLLRSVTPESRLADASIKAFVRNPGHFKLYLQFTGVGAIAILIVPGMLKWAVCIVLVLLMASWLVSYWKVFSSEEFIALLPFAKERKADAGSRAVPILLLPFSLLCSAAAAIPLYGWWGLAVFIPAGAVIGIMAARVFTAFRLAR; encoded by the coding sequence ATGAACACAATGATGGAGAACCAAGCAGGCTATGATACTCCTTCTCCAAGGCGGCTGCTGCAAAGGCGGCTGGCCCGCCACTGGAAGGAACAATGGGGCATCATTCGCACCGCCGCGGACTGGACGGTGTTTCTGTACCTCATAATTCCGGGGGCGCTGCTGGGCGGAAGGTACTATTACGGCTTCTGGAATGAGCCGCTTCCGAAGTGGACTATGCTCCTGCCTTATGCCCTCCTGCCGGCGCTGCTTGCCTTACTTATGCAGGGCGGCATCCTGCTGCTGCTGCATGAAGGAGACCTGCTGTTCCTTCGTCAGCGCAAGGAGTGGCTGCGTACGGTAATACGGGGCGGAATAGAGTACAGCTTGGCGGTTACGGCCCTGAAAATTACGGCAGGTTTTCTGATTCTGCTGCCTTTTCTCGTCCGGGCCTACGGGCTAAGCGGAGCGGACACGGGAGCGCTGCTGGCCCTGAGCCTGTGCTGCGGGACATGCGTCAAGCTGCTCGCGCACATGGTAAGAGTACAGAAGCAGGGCTGGCGCAGATGGCTGTGGATGCTGCTTGCCTCATGGCTGCCGTGCGGGCTGTTCATCCGCGCCGCCGCGGCCTGGAGCGTTCATCCGGCGCTGCTGCTGCTTGCGGCTGCCGGGTACGCGGTGGTCGCGGCAGCCGCGCTGCGGGCAAGACTGAGGCTGCACGGCACGTTCCTTGGCGATGTGCGAGAGGACTTCAAGCAGCGGATGAAGATCGCCGGACTACTGCTGAGAGGCGTCATTGACAAGCCTCGTCCGACCCGGCATAAACCGTGGATCTTCCGTAAATCCCGGCCGCTGCTGCGATCCGTCACTCCCGAAAGCAGGCTGGCCGATGCGTCAATCAAGGCGTTTGTGCGCAATCCGGGACATTTCAAGCTGTATCTTCAGTTTACCGGGGTGGGCGCTATAGCCATTCTGATCGTGCCGGGAATGCTGAAATGGGCCGTCTGCATTGTGCTGGTATTATTGATGGCCTCCTGGCTGGTCTCGTACTGGAAGGTTTTTTCCAGTGAAGAGTTTATTGCGCTGCTCCCGTTTGCCAAAGAACGGAAAGCCGACGCGGGGAGCCGGGCGGTTCCCATTCTCCTGCTTCCGTTCTCTCTGCTGTGCTCGGCGGCTGCAGCGATTCCGCTGTACGGCTGGTGGGGGCTGGCGGTGTTCATCCCAGCCGGAGCGGTGATCGGTATTATGGCGGCAAGGGTATTTACCGCTTTTCGCCTGGCCAGATGA
- the nadE gene encoding ammonia-dependent NAD(+) synthetase, which produces MSLQEEIIAALGVKPVIDAEAEVRKRVDFLKAYIVESGAKGLLIAISGGVDSAVAAGLCKRATDELSAERGRDYLTLGVFQPYGEQEDIGDSYAVAGTFGLITVETNIEDTVGEIALETEYALKAMGQYRHLTHKGKGNVKARTRMVIQYALSFENNLLVVGTDHASEAITGFYTKWGDGAVDIAPLRSLNKRQVRQLASYLGVPAEIIGKEPTAGLWPGQTDEAELGVTYEENSDYLEGKPVRPEAAELLEKFYRETAHKRGAIPGI; this is translated from the coding sequence GTGAGCCTGCAGGAAGAGATCATTGCCGCACTCGGCGTTAAGCCGGTGATTGATGCGGAGGCGGAAGTAAGGAAGAGAGTCGATTTTCTGAAAGCGTATATTGTGGAATCGGGAGCCAAAGGACTGCTGATCGCGATAAGCGGGGGCGTGGACAGCGCGGTGGCCGCAGGTCTGTGCAAACGCGCGACGGACGAGCTGAGTGCTGAACGGGGCAGGGATTATTTGACGCTTGGAGTGTTCCAGCCTTACGGGGAGCAGGAGGATATTGGAGACAGCTACGCGGTGGCCGGGACGTTTGGGCTTATAACGGTGGAGACGAATATCGAGGATACCGTTGGCGAGATTGCGCTTGAAACGGAGTATGCGCTGAAGGCAATGGGGCAGTACCGCCATTTGACGCACAAAGGCAAAGGCAACGTCAAAGCGAGAACGCGGATGGTGATTCAGTATGCGCTCTCTTTTGAGAACAACCTGCTCGTGGTTGGTACCGACCACGCATCCGAGGCGATTACCGGCTTTTACACCAAATGGGGCGACGGAGCCGTGGATATAGCGCCGCTCCGTTCCCTGAACAAACGCCAGGTGCGCCAGCTGGCCTCTTATCTCGGAGTGCCCGCCGAAATCATTGGCAAGGAACCGACTGCCGGATTATGGCCCGGGCAGACGGATGAAGCCGAGCTTGGCGTTACGTATGAGGAGAACAGCGATTACCTGGAGGGAAAGCCGG
- a CDS encoding two-component system sensor histidine kinase NtrB produces the protein MVITITTAIKDIILQIAAASSFLLLFQWRLNQSHPARRNLKFPDDHTFLALCCALSLILCSVLSGSLFGIINLNWAVVPAFIGMLYGSLRSRIFLGVLLLACTIVFHYPFTPLHILLDSNILIFPLVFSLAKRFKQGTDLEKISIMWGLLASCTLFRVLTPLLDGKSYSVLRPNEIALILCMLFFRFLFGGFMIYWLESALDKLEVEERIAHMSERFRWETDNLQQITNMVPLSIFSIDDNYKITSINDTMMKKLQTRLPNIKRSDVLFLPVFDLIHKLKLNEDKELDRLLEIIVLKQRFMEKVNCLGRVLHILAAPLVPQEPGQIGGMVLVIQDVTEEEMIRSELDHVERLTLVGQMAAGITHEIRNPMAVVRGFLQLMREKSTPDMDSYYQIVMDELDRANSIITDFLSLAQSGISSKEDSNLHDVIEELAPLLWADANLRGQIVELKLCDSLPVLRLNVKEIKQLVLNLGRNAMEAMEAKGVLTLETRCESGKVELLVRDTGSGMSETELEKMFVPFFTTKDQGTGLGLPLCLSIVERHGGAISVDSCAGSGTVFIVSFPYETKEKATYAEA, from the coding sequence ATGGTGATTACAATTACAACCGCGATAAAAGATATCATACTGCAAATTGCCGCTGCCTCATCTTTTTTGCTGTTGTTTCAATGGAGACTGAATCAAAGCCATCCCGCGCGCAGAAATCTTAAATTTCCGGATGACCACACTTTCCTAGCGTTGTGCTGTGCGCTTAGCCTTATACTCTGCTCTGTGCTGTCCGGCAGCCTGTTCGGGATTATCAATCTGAACTGGGCTGTGGTTCCGGCGTTTATCGGTATGCTGTATGGAAGCTTGCGCTCCCGTATTTTTCTCGGGGTGCTGCTGCTGGCGTGCACCATTGTGTTTCACTATCCGTTCACACCGCTCCATATTCTGCTCGATTCGAATATTTTAATATTTCCGCTCGTATTCAGTCTGGCCAAACGATTCAAGCAAGGAACGGATCTGGAGAAAATTTCGATTATGTGGGGCCTGCTGGCCTCGTGCACGCTGTTCAGAGTGCTTACGCCTCTGCTCGACGGCAAGAGCTACTCTGTACTTCGACCAAATGAAATCGCACTCATTTTGTGCATGCTGTTCTTCAGATTCCTGTTCGGAGGCTTCATGATTTATTGGCTGGAATCGGCTCTGGACAAGCTTGAAGTCGAGGAACGCATAGCCCATATGTCCGAGAGATTCAGATGGGAAACCGATAATCTTCAGCAGATTACCAATATGGTGCCCTTAAGTATCTTTTCCATTGACGACAATTACAAGATTACCAGCATCAACGATACGATGATGAAGAAATTGCAAACCCGGCTGCCGAATATAAAAAGGAGCGATGTTCTGTTTCTTCCCGTATTCGACCTGATACATAAGCTGAAACTTAACGAGGATAAGGAACTGGACCGCCTACTGGAAATTATTGTGCTTAAGCAAAGGTTCATGGAGAAGGTCAATTGCTTAGGGAGAGTCCTGCATATTCTTGCAGCTCCCCTGGTTCCGCAAGAGCCCGGCCAGATCGGAGGGATGGTTCTCGTCATTCAAGACGTGACGGAGGAAGAGATGATTCGAAGCGAACTGGATCATGTCGAGCGCTTGACGCTGGTCGGCCAGATGGCGGCGGGAATTACCCACGAAATTCGCAATCCGATGGCGGTGGTGCGCGGCTTCCTCCAATTGATGAGAGAGAAGAGCACACCGGATATGGATTCTTATTACCAGATTGTCATGGATGAGCTGGACCGGGCCAACAGCATTATCACTGACTTTCTGTCACTTGCGCAGAGCGGTATTTCCAGCAAAGAGGACAGCAACCTTCACGATGTGATCGAAGAGCTGGCGCCGCTGCTGTGGGCCGATGCGAATCTTCGCGGGCAAATTGTCGAGCTCAAGCTGTGCGACTCCCTGCCGGTTCTGCGTCTCAATGTTAAGGAGATCAAGCAGCTGGTGCTGAACCTGGGACGCAATGCCATGGAGGCGATGGAGGCGAAGGGCGTGCTGACGCTGGAAACCCGCTGTGAGTCGGGAAAGGTTGAACTGCTGGTAAGAGATACGGGAAGCGGAATGTCGGAGACGGAGCTGGAGAAAATGTTCGTTCCTTTCTTTACCACCAAAGACCAGGGGACCGGGCTGGGCCTTCCGTTATGCCTCAGCATTGTCGAGCGGCACGGCGGTGCGATCTCCGTCGATTCCTGCGCCGGTTCCGGTACGGTCTTTATAGTGTCTTTTCCATACGAAACTAAGGAGAAAGCAACCTACGCCGAAGCTTAG
- a CDS encoding BrxA/BrxB family bacilliredoxin, with the protein MSMSFDQYMKDSIQPMRDDLTSIGFKELRTPEEVEAALPTAKGTSLVVVNSVCGCAAGQCRPGVAEALQHDIKPDHLFTVFAGQEKEATAKAREYFAPYPPSSPSIALMKDGELVHFIERHGVENRSAMEIAAELKDVFDRYCQ; encoded by the coding sequence ATGTCCATGTCTTTTGACCAATATATGAAGGATTCCATTCAACCGATGCGTGACGATCTGACCAGCATTGGCTTTAAAGAGCTGAGAACTCCGGAGGAAGTGGAAGCCGCACTGCCAACCGCGAAGGGAACCTCCCTTGTCGTCGTTAACTCCGTATGCGGATGCGCCGCCGGACAATGCCGTCCCGGTGTGGCTGAGGCGTTGCAGCATGACATCAAGCCGGATCATCTCTTTACCGTCTTTGCCGGACAGGAGAAGGAAGCCACTGCGAAAGCCCGCGAATATTTCGCTCCTTACCCGCCTTCCTCGCCTTCCATCGCTCTGATGAAGGATGGGGAGCTGGTGCATTTTATTGAGCGTCACGGGGTAGAGAACCGTTCGGCTATGGAAATCGCGGCAGAGCTGAAGGATGTCTTTGACCGCTACTGTCAATAA
- a CDS encoding NAD(P)/FAD-dependent oxidoreductase — MSEFDVIVIGGGPSGLMASVAAAEHGASVLLIDKGTKLGRKLGISGGGRCNVTNMKETAELIANIPGNGRFLYSALGQFDNRSIVAFFENLGIKLKEEDNGRMFPVSDKASSVVSALVGRVKSLGVQVITDSPVREVIYGKDCVHGVLLASGKKLTARAVIIATGGKSVPHTGSTGDGYAWAQAAGHSVTELYPTEVPIVSREDWVRSGELQGLSLRDVSLTVWNEKGKKLISHRGDMIFTHFGLSGPVALRCSQFLRQVQRRTGQPAVELSIDLFPDLSPNEMEAELRNKLEAESKKAVRNALKGLLPERLIPLLLSKAGIDGDLTVPHLSKSNLAALAALMKRMPVTVHGTRPLEEAFVTGGGVHLKEIDPGTMQSKLMPGLYFCGEILDIHGYTGGYNITAAFSTGYTAGMHAARPEA, encoded by the coding sequence ATGAGTGAATTCGATGTTATCGTCATCGGCGGCGGACCCTCCGGTCTGATGGCAAGCGTTGCCGCAGCGGAGCATGGGGCGTCCGTGCTGCTAATCGACAAGGGAACCAAGCTCGGACGCAAGCTGGGCATCTCCGGCGGCGGCCGCTGCAATGTGACGAATATGAAGGAAACAGCTGAGCTGATCGCCAATATACCGGGCAATGGACGTTTTCTGTACAGCGCGCTCGGCCAATTCGACAATCGTTCCATCGTCGCCTTTTTTGAAAATTTGGGCATTAAGTTAAAGGAAGAAGATAACGGCCGAATGTTTCCCGTTTCCGATAAAGCTTCCAGTGTCGTCTCCGCGTTGGTCGGCAGAGTCAAGAGCCTCGGCGTTCAGGTTATTACGGACAGTCCGGTCCGGGAAGTGATATATGGGAAGGACTGCGTTCACGGCGTTCTGCTGGCTTCGGGGAAAAAGCTCACCGCCCGGGCGGTTATTATCGCGACAGGAGGCAAATCGGTCCCGCATACCGGCTCCACCGGCGATGGATATGCATGGGCCCAAGCAGCGGGGCATTCGGTAACGGAGCTGTACCCGACGGAGGTACCGATTGTATCGCGTGAGGACTGGGTCAGGTCCGGCGAGCTGCAGGGGCTCTCTCTGCGCGATGTATCGCTTACCGTCTGGAATGAAAAGGGCAAAAAGCTGATCTCCCACAGGGGCGACATGATTTTTACCCACTTCGGGCTGTCCGGTCCGGTTGCGCTGCGCTGCAGCCAGTTTCTGCGGCAGGTTCAGCGCAGGACAGGACAACCGGCGGTGGAGCTGTCTATCGATCTGTTCCCGGACCTCAGTCCAAATGAAATGGAAGCAGAGCTGCGGAACAAGCTGGAAGCAGAGTCTAAAAAGGCCGTCCGCAACGCGCTTAAGGGGCTGCTGCCGGAACGGCTCATTCCGCTTCTGCTGTCCAAGGCGGGAATTGATGGCGATCTTACCGTGCCTCATCTCTCCAAAAGCAATCTTGCGGCGCTCGCCGCCCTGATGAAGCGCATGCCGGTTACTGTTCACGGTACCCGTCCTTTGGAGGAAGCGTTTGTTACGGGGGGCGGCGTTCATTTGAAGGAAATCGATCCCGGAACCATGCAGTCAAAGCTGATGCCGGGTCTGTATTTCTGCGGCGAAATCCTGGATATACACGGATATACGGGCGGTTATAACATCACTGCGGCTTTCTCAACGGGATATACAGCCGGGATGCATGCCGCACGGCCGGAAGCCTGA